In Ectothiorhodospira sp. BSL-9, a single window of DNA contains:
- the flgL gene encoding flagellar hook-associated protein FlgL, producing MRISTSQIFQNGIDVIQRQQAEISRTQNQLGTGRRILSPSDDPSGSVQALQFESRIDQTKQFQRNGGLAEQRLRLTEVTLASVGDGLQRIRELSVKANNATETDETRRYIAGEMQQVLNSLVDLGNTRDANGEYLFAGYKSQTQPFVMKDGEVKYQGDDNARQVDISPVRKLAVGDPGNAVFGDAGLPGALKDGNGTFTTLPGDENEGSGVIGGGSVVDRKAWQEAVDAASGELSYSVTFADDGETFTVQAFENGTPVNTAPFDELPVDAPFKSGESIAFNGISFDIKGTPKVDDEFTIRPSKPQSLFTGVQNIIDALQSPVGTSTAPVNNAINRGLSELDSALGHVLDTRATVGARLNALENQDNLNRDQILQLETTISEIRDLDYAEAISRFNLQQVGLQAAQQSYTQVARLTLFDYIR from the coding sequence ATGAGGATATCCACCAGCCAGATCTTCCAGAACGGCATCGACGTGATTCAGCGTCAGCAGGCCGAGATCTCCCGCACCCAGAATCAGCTGGGCACCGGGCGGCGCATCCTGTCACCCTCGGATGATCCCAGTGGCAGTGTTCAGGCCCTGCAGTTCGAGAGCCGCATCGACCAGACCAAGCAGTTCCAGCGCAACGGCGGCCTGGCCGAGCAGCGCCTGCGCCTCACCGAGGTCACCCTGGCCTCCGTGGGCGATGGCCTGCAGCGCATCCGTGAACTCTCGGTGAAGGCCAACAACGCCACGGAAACCGACGAAACCCGGCGCTACATCGCCGGCGAAATGCAGCAGGTGCTCAACTCCCTGGTCGATCTGGGTAACACCCGCGATGCCAACGGGGAGTACCTGTTCGCGGGTTACAAGTCCCAGACCCAGCCTTTTGTCATGAAGGATGGCGAGGTGAAGTATCAGGGAGATGATAATGCCCGGCAGGTGGACATCAGCCCCGTGCGCAAACTGGCGGTGGGGGATCCGGGTAATGCGGTCTTTGGGGATGCTGGTCTGCCCGGGGCGCTCAAGGATGGGAATGGGACCTTCACCACCCTGCCTGGTGATGAGAACGAGGGCTCCGGCGTCATCGGGGGCGGGAGTGTGGTGGATCGTAAGGCCTGGCAGGAAGCCGTTGACGCTGCGTCGGGTGAATTGAGCTACAGCGTTACATTTGCTGACGATGGCGAAACCTTCACTGTCCAGGCTTTTGAGAACGGTACGCCAGTTAACACTGCGCCGTTCGATGAGCTACCCGTGGATGCGCCGTTCAAGAGCGGGGAATCCATCGCCTTCAATGGCATCAGCTTCGATATCAAGGGTACTCCGAAAGTCGATGACGAGTTCACCATCCGTCCCTCGAAACCCCAAAGCCTCTTCACCGGTGTCCAGAACATCATCGACGCCCTGCAATCCCCCGTGGGCACCAGCACCGCCCCGGTGAACAATGCCATCAACCGTGGCCTGTCCGAACTGGACAGTGCCCTGGGCCATGTCCTGGATACCCGCGCCACCGTCGGTGCCCGCCTCAACGCGCTGGAGAACCAGGATAACCTCAACCGGGATCAGATCCTGCAACTGGAAACCACCATCTCCGAGATCCGTGACCTGGACTATGCCGAGGCCATCAGCCGATTCAACCTGCAGCAGGTGGGTTTGCAGGCAGCGCAGCAATCGTACACCCAGGTGGCGCGCCTGACCTTGTTCGATTACATCCGCTGA
- the flgK gene encoding flagellar hook-associated protein FlgK, with translation MSAGLFGIATSGLNAAQRALDTTGHNIANVNTEGYSRQRTEQGTRPAQFSGAGYVGRGVDVNTVRRMYDEFVQTQLRNNTTSSEYYNTQRDFISRVDNLLADPAAGLSPGLQQFFSATQELANDPTSSANRTVLISEAESLVDRFKFLDQRLKDQQTIVDGQIGSGVDEVNGYADSIAKLNQQIVAAQGRGQPPNDLLDKRDQMVLEMSKFVDVNTTVQDDGSMNVFIGRGQGLVLGNKATPLSANRPTPGAPLEVKFGGQGNKEVNVTNLISGGKLGGLLDLRSSVLDKAQNELGRVAVSIAVGFNNQHTQGLDAEGKLGRDFFKVPEPEVLAGRGVDEPKPEVSFDPAGLSGLKSSDYRLQYQDGDWNLTRLSDGQKLGSYGDGSEVKVDGLVIKMPNGSHEDGANFLIRPTRSAAQGIDVAVREPQRIAAAQAFSTNLAEDQELVFFSPGAGYEPGDDLTFSAFEEDPTQSGLWRATTPDGAEIVIRSTEEPDGGVLLTGNDAFGPGDNRNALALAQVQGTRYLDDGRSSIEDAYNGLIGKVGTQTRQTQVAAESQARLLADAKAQRESLSGVNLDEEAANLLKFQQAYQASAQVIAVTSTLFDTLIGVARR, from the coding sequence ATGAGTGCGGGACTCTTTGGTATCGCCACCTCCGGGCTCAATGCGGCGCAGCGCGCGCTGGATACCACCGGCCACAACATCGCCAACGTCAACACCGAAGGCTACAGCCGCCAGCGGACTGAGCAGGGCACCCGCCCGGCTCAGTTTTCCGGGGCGGGCTACGTTGGCCGGGGGGTGGATGTGAACACCGTGCGGCGGATGTACGACGAGTTTGTGCAGACCCAGTTGCGCAACAACACCACCAGCAGCGAGTACTACAACACGCAGCGGGATTTCATCAGCCGGGTGGACAATCTCCTGGCCGATCCGGCAGCGGGCCTTTCCCCGGGCTTGCAGCAATTCTTTTCGGCCACTCAGGAGCTGGCCAATGACCCCACCTCCAGTGCCAACCGCACCGTGTTGATCTCGGAGGCGGAGTCGCTGGTGGACCGCTTCAAGTTCCTGGACCAGAGGCTCAAGGATCAGCAGACCATCGTGGATGGTCAGATCGGCTCGGGGGTGGACGAGGTCAATGGCTATGCCGATTCCATTGCCAAGCTGAATCAGCAGATCGTGGCCGCCCAGGGCCGTGGTCAGCCACCCAACGACCTGCTGGACAAGCGGGACCAGATGGTGCTGGAAATGTCCAAGTTCGTGGACGTGAACACCACGGTGCAGGATGACGGATCCATGAACGTCTTCATCGGCCGCGGCCAGGGTTTGGTGCTGGGCAACAAGGCCACGCCGCTATCCGCGAACCGCCCGACGCCGGGTGCGCCCCTGGAGGTCAAGTTCGGTGGCCAGGGGAATAAAGAAGTCAATGTCACCAACCTGATCTCGGGGGGCAAACTGGGCGGCCTGCTGGATCTGCGCAGTTCGGTGCTGGACAAGGCCCAGAATGAATTGGGACGGGTGGCGGTCTCCATCGCAGTGGGGTTCAATAATCAGCATACCCAGGGCCTGGATGCCGAGGGGAAGCTCGGGCGGGACTTTTTCAAGGTGCCTGAGCCCGAGGTGCTGGCAGGAAGAGGTGTTGATGAACCCAAACCCGAAGTGAGTTTTGATCCCGCTGGGCTATCTGGTTTGAAGTCCAGTGACTATCGCCTGCAGTACCAGGATGGCGACTGGAATCTGACCCGTCTATCGGATGGTCAGAAGTTGGGCAGTTATGGAGATGGTAGCGAAGTCAAAGTGGATGGGCTCGTCATCAAGATGCCTAACGGATCGCACGAAGATGGAGCCAACTTCCTGATCCGTCCCACCCGCTCCGCTGCGCAGGGGATCGACGTGGCCGTGCGTGAACCTCAGCGTATTGCGGCGGCTCAGGCTTTCTCCACTAATCTGGCTGAGGATCAGGAACTGGTCTTTTTCTCGCCGGGTGCGGGATACGAGCCGGGCGACGATCTGACCTTTAGCGCATTTGAGGAGGATCCCACTCAGTCAGGGCTGTGGAGGGCCACCACCCCGGATGGTGCAGAGATTGTCATCAGGTCTACGGAGGAGCCTGATGGTGGCGTGTTGCTGACAGGCAATGATGCATTCGGTCCGGGCGATAATCGCAACGCCCTCGCGCTGGCACAGGTGCAGGGAACCAGGTACCTGGACGATGGCCGCAGCTCTATCGAGGACGCCTACAACGGCCTCATAGGCAAGGTAGGCACCCAGACCCGTCAGACTCAGGTGGCTGCAGAATCCCAGGCGCGGCTGCTGGCGGATGCCAAGGCCCAGCGGGAAAGTCTCTCCGGCGTCAATCTGGACGAAGAAGCGGCCAACCTGCTGAAATTCCAGCAGGCCTACCAGGCCTCGGCGCAGGTCATTGCCGTGACCAGCACCCTGTTTGACACCCTCATCGGTGTAGCGAGGCGTTAA
- the flgJ gene encoding flagellar assembly peptidoglycan hydrolase FlgJ, whose translation MNAYIADSFNYTDIAGLSELRGRVQSQSPEAADEVARQFEALFIQMMIKSMREAAPAEGLLSSDQTRMFEGMFDQQVALDMARGEGIGLREQVARQLAGPEARRDDDRELHMPTHRVPALRAAIEAAVAGPAASTGRHDTPEADGMKPGQGTSKAGPTGNDGSWSPRSPQEFIRDVWPHAQQAAAELGVAPEVLVAQSALETGWGQHVIQHGDGRSSHNLFGIKADGRWQGDRVTVQTLEYVQDIPEMQRAQFRSYGSVAESFEDYVDFLRSNPRYRHALEAAGDPEQYVRGLQDAGYATDPDYADKILNIMRRGTLSDTLAGLKSGGERPLS comes from the coding sequence ATGAACGCCTACATCGCCGATAGCTTCAACTACACCGATATCGCGGGTCTGAGTGAGTTGCGGGGTCGCGTGCAGAGTCAGTCGCCCGAGGCGGCCGATGAGGTGGCGCGGCAGTTCGAGGCCCTGTTCATTCAGATGATGATCAAGAGCATGCGCGAGGCCGCACCGGCGGAAGGTCTGCTCAGCAGCGATCAGACCCGCATGTTCGAGGGTATGTTCGATCAGCAGGTGGCTTTGGATATGGCCCGAGGGGAGGGCATCGGTCTGCGTGAGCAGGTGGCGCGGCAACTGGCCGGCCCCGAGGCGCGTCGCGACGACGACCGGGAATTGCACATGCCCACGCATCGGGTGCCCGCCCTGCGCGCCGCTATCGAGGCGGCGGTGGCGGGGCCGGCTGCATCCACGGGTCGTCACGACACCCCGGAGGCTGACGGCATGAAACCAGGTCAGGGTACGAGTAAGGCAGGGCCGACCGGCAACGATGGGTCCTGGTCGCCCCGGTCCCCTCAGGAGTTCATCCGTGACGTCTGGCCCCATGCACAGCAGGCCGCCGCCGAACTGGGTGTGGCCCCGGAGGTGCTGGTGGCCCAGTCCGCCCTGGAAACAGGCTGGGGGCAACACGTCATCCAGCATGGGGATGGGCGCAGCAGCCACAACCTGTTCGGTATCAAGGCCGATGGTCGCTGGCAGGGGGATCGGGTGACGGTGCAGACCCTGGAATACGTGCAGGACATCCCGGAGATGCAGCGGGCCCAGTTCCGCTCTTACGGCAGCGTGGCCGAGAGCTTTGAAGACTATGTGGATTTCCTGCGCAGTAACCCTCGCTACCGGCATGCGCTGGAGGCCGCTGGTGATCCGGAACAGTATGTGCGCGGCTTGCAGGATGCAGGCTACGCCACCGACCCCGACTACGCTGACAAGATTCTGAACATCATGCGGCGTGGCACGCTCAGCGACACCCTGGCCGGACTCAAGTCTGGCGGCGAGCGGCCGCTATCCTGA
- a CDS encoding flagellar basal body P-ring protein FlgI, translated as MSLGLILPTSAGAADRVKDLASVDGVRSNQLIGYGLVVGLDGSGDQTTQAPFTVQSLKNMLGQLGVTIPPNVNPQLRNVAAVMVHADLPPFAKPGQTIDVTVSSIGNAGSLRGGSLLMTPMKGADGRTYAIAQGNLAVGGLGVEGADGSRVTVNVPSVGRIPNGATVEREVPSGFARGNHVTLNLHRHDFTTANRLSDVINDTMGPGTAHPVDGSSVRVSAPQDPGQRVTFISMLENLRVQPGEPPARVIVNSRTGTVVIGSNVRVSPAAVSHGNLIVTITEQPQVTQPAPLAAGETVVTPQTDIEVVQEDARMFLFDPGVTLDEIVRAVNEVGAAPGDLVSILEALRESGALRAQLVII; from the coding sequence ATGTCCCTGGGCCTGATCCTGCCGACCTCTGCGGGCGCGGCCGATCGGGTCAAGGACCTGGCCTCGGTGGATGGGGTGCGCAGCAACCAGCTCATCGGCTACGGTCTGGTGGTGGGCCTGGATGGCTCGGGTGACCAGACCACCCAGGCCCCCTTCACGGTGCAGAGCCTCAAGAACATGCTGGGTCAGCTGGGCGTGACCATCCCGCCCAATGTGAATCCACAGCTGCGCAACGTGGCGGCTGTCATGGTGCATGCGGACCTGCCGCCTTTCGCCAAACCCGGTCAGACGATCGACGTGACCGTTTCTTCCATCGGTAATGCCGGCAGCCTGCGCGGCGGCAGTCTGCTGATGACGCCCATGAAGGGCGCCGATGGTCGCACCTACGCCATCGCCCAGGGCAACCTGGCCGTGGGTGGGCTGGGTGTGGAGGGGGCCGACGGCTCCCGGGTGACCGTGAATGTGCCCAGTGTGGGTCGCATTCCCAATGGGGCCACGGTGGAGCGGGAAGTGCCCTCCGGCTTTGCCCGGGGCAATCACGTCACGCTCAATCTGCATCGTCACGACTTCACCACCGCCAACCGGCTCAGTGATGTCATCAACGACACCATGGGCCCGGGCACGGCCCATCCGGTGGACGGCTCGTCGGTGCGGGTGAGTGCCCCGCAGGATCCGGGTCAGCGGGTCACCTTCATCTCCATGCTGGAGAACCTGCGGGTGCAGCCTGGCGAGCCGCCAGCCAGGGTGATCGTCAACTCGCGAACCGGCACGGTGGTGATCGGCAGCAATGTAAGGGTGAGCCCGGCCGCCGTCTCCCACGGGAACCTCATCGTGACCATCACGGAACAACCACAAGTGACGCAACCTGCTCCCTTGGCCGCTGGCGAGACCGTGGTCACTCCGCAGACCGACATCGAGGTGGTCCAGGAGGATGCCCGCATGTTCCTGTTCGACCCCGGCGTGACCCTGGATGAGATCGTGCGTGCGGTCAACGAGGTGGGGGCTGCCCCGGGGGACCTGGTGTCCATCCTGGAAGCCCTGCGTGAATCCGGTGCCCTGCGGGCCCAGTTGGTCATCATCTGA
- the flgH gene encoding flagellar basal body L-ring protein FlgH: MVVLSLLMSGCATMTPVERGDDAQFTAITPPQPLPPEQNNGAIFQPASNQGLFADYKARQVGDVLTVVLAERTQARKSASTSTSKDSNVNMNNPTVLGRPVTRGGVPVLDASVSGSRSFEGEGDSAQSNQLDGSITVMVSEVLPNGNLVVQGEKWLQINQGQEYIRLRGIVRPVDIRADNTVNSNQIADAQVAYGGRGTLADSNNPGWLTRFFNSPVWPF; the protein is encoded by the coding sequence ATGGTCGTGTTGTCCTTGTTGATGAGCGGTTGCGCCACAATGACGCCGGTGGAACGCGGTGATGATGCGCAATTCACCGCCATCACGCCGCCCCAGCCGCTGCCACCGGAGCAGAATAACGGCGCCATCTTTCAGCCCGCCTCCAACCAGGGCCTGTTTGCCGACTACAAGGCCCGCCAGGTGGGGGATGTGCTCACGGTGGTATTGGCCGAGCGGACCCAGGCCCGCAAGTCTGCCAGCACCTCCACCAGCAAGGACTCCAACGTGAACATGAACAACCCCACGGTGCTCGGTCGTCCGGTCACCCGTGGCGGCGTACCGGTGCTGGATGCCTCGGTGAGCGGCTCCCGGAGCTTTGAGGGGGAGGGCGATTCGGCCCAGAGCAACCAACTGGACGGCTCCATCACCGTGATGGTCTCGGAAGTCCTGCCCAACGGTAACCTGGTGGTGCAGGGCGAAAAGTGGCTGCAGATCAATCAGGGGCAGGAGTACATCCGTCTGCGGGGCATCGTGCGGCCGGTGGATATCCGCGCCGACAACACGGTGAACTCCAACCAGATCGCCGATGCCCAGGTGGCCTATGGCGGCAGGGGCACCCTGGCGGACAGCAACAATCCCGGCTGGTTGACGCGATTCTTCAACAGCCCCGTGTGGCCCTTCTAG
- the flgG gene encoding flagellar basal-body rod protein FlgG → MNQALWISKTGLDAQQTRMNVVSNNLANVNTTAFKKGRASFEDLIYQTIRQPGAQEAQNNQLPTGLMTGVGVRTVATDKIFTQGNHTQTDNALDVSIQGRGFFEILTPEGNVAYTRDGSFQLNADGQMVMSNGYELQPGIFIPEGTKSIHISQDGIVSATLAGEEAAPVEVGNIQLADFVNPAGLEPVGQNLFVETAASGAPQQGNPGQDGLGRLMQGSLESSNVNIAEELVNMIETQRAYEINSKSISTSDQMMQFLNQNL, encoded by the coding sequence ATGAATCAAGCACTCTGGATTTCAAAGACTGGCCTGGATGCTCAGCAGACCCGCATGAATGTGGTGTCCAACAACCTGGCCAACGTGAATACCACGGCCTTCAAGAAGGGGCGTGCCTCTTTTGAGGACCTGATCTATCAGACCATCCGCCAGCCCGGTGCCCAGGAGGCCCAGAACAACCAGTTGCCCACGGGACTGATGACCGGGGTAGGGGTGCGCACCGTGGCCACCGACAAGATCTTCACCCAGGGCAATCACACCCAGACCGACAACGCCCTGGACGTTTCCATCCAGGGCCGGGGATTCTTCGAGATCCTCACCCCGGAGGGCAACGTGGCCTACACCCGGGATGGCAGCTTCCAGCTGAATGCCGATGGTCAGATGGTGATGTCCAACGGTTATGAGTTACAGCCGGGCATCTTCATCCCCGAGGGTACCAAGAGCATCCATATCAGTCAGGACGGCATCGTCAGCGCCACCCTGGCCGGTGAGGAAGCAGCCCCGGTGGAAGTGGGCAACATCCAGTTGGCGGATTTCGTGAATCCCGCCGGCCTGGAGCCGGTGGGGCAGAACCTCTTTGTGGAAACCGCCGCCAGCGGGGCGCCCCAGCAGGGCAACCCCGGTCAGGATGGCCTGGGTCGGCTCATGCAGGGCTCCCTGGAGAGTTCCAACGTGAACATCGCCGAAGAACTGGTGAACATGATCGAGACCCAGCGGGCCTACGAGATCAACTCCAAGTCCATCTCCACCTCCGATCAGATGATGCAGTTCCTCAACCAGAACCTGTAA
- a CDS encoding flagellar basal body rod protein FlgF, whose protein sequence is MDRMLYIAMTGAREAAHSQEVNSHNLANASTTGFKKNLEAFINHPMRGPVYDSRDYVQLESMRADFAHGPQISTGRDLDVAVQGDGWIAVQGVDGNEAFTRAGNLQVDAVGLLTTADGRPVLGDDGPIAIPPSETILIGGDGTISVRPLGQEPNVLAEVGRVKLVNPQGQDLERGEDGLFRRADGAIEPADAQVRLQSGMLEGSNVNTVEAMVNMIELSRNFETQVKLMKTAEELDRSSAQLLRIS, encoded by the coding sequence ATGGACCGCATGCTCTACATCGCCATGACCGGTGCCCGGGAGGCGGCGCATTCCCAGGAGGTGAACAGCCACAACCTGGCCAATGCCAGCACCACCGGGTTCAAGAAGAACCTGGAGGCGTTCATCAACCACCCCATGCGCGGCCCGGTGTACGACAGCCGGGATTACGTCCAGCTGGAATCCATGCGTGCCGATTTTGCCCACGGGCCGCAGATCTCCACCGGTCGCGACCTGGATGTGGCCGTGCAGGGCGACGGCTGGATCGCCGTGCAGGGTGTGGATGGCAATGAGGCCTTTACCCGGGCCGGTAATCTGCAGGTGGATGCCGTGGGCCTGTTGACCACCGCCGATGGCCGACCGGTCCTCGGGGATGACGGACCCATCGCCATCCCACCCTCCGAGACCATCCTCATCGGCGGCGACGGCACCATCAGTGTGCGTCCGCTGGGGCAGGAACCCAATGTCCTGGCCGAGGTGGGCCGCGTGAAGCTGGTGAACCCGCAGGGTCAGGATCTGGAGCGCGGAGAAGATGGTCTGTTCCGACGCGCCGACGGTGCCATCGAACCGGCGGATGCCCAGGTGAGGCTGCAGTCCGGGATGCTGGAGGGCAGCAATGTGAACACGGTGGAAGCCATGGTCAACATGATCGAGTTGTCTCGTAACTTCGAGACACAGGTAAAACTCATGAAGACCGCCGAAGAACTGGATCGTAGCAGTGCACAACTGCTGCGCATCTCCTAA
- the flgE gene encoding flagellar hook protein FlgE: MPSFNIGLTGINAASKDLEVTGHNISNSSTAGFKGSRAEFADVFALSYTGVSRLATGSGVSLADVSQQFNQGDLEFTDNNLDLALNGRGFFIVEREGIREYTRAGQFLADKDGFIVNSAGQRLQGYGTEGGNILGDIRLTTGDAEPQATTGIEALMNLSAAAPSIPPEGDPGDVVFDPDDPETYNESTSLTVYDSLGAEHTLSLFFQRNPPPADKSWDVFATFDGEEIEFDNSTLSFNTDGTLAVAGGVEGGRSLTLPFGDDLLPNGALIGDENNDITIDFSETSQFGNRFSVSRLNQDGFAPGQLIDVDVDNDGTVFARFTNGVNRVLGNVALANFDNPQGLQPVGGTNWVETTASGEPLLGRPGDSGFGLVQGGAFENSNVNIAEQLVNLITAQRNFQANAQVISTADTITQTIINLR, translated from the coding sequence ATGCCGTCTTTCAACATAGGACTCACCGGAATCAACGCGGCCTCCAAAGATCTGGAGGTGACCGGGCACAACATTTCCAACTCATCCACTGCGGGCTTCAAGGGCTCCCGGGCGGAGTTTGCCGATGTGTTCGCCCTGTCATACACCGGGGTGTCCAGGCTGGCCACCGGCAGTGGCGTGAGCCTGGCGGATGTGTCCCAGCAGTTCAATCAGGGCGATCTGGAGTTTACTGACAATAATCTGGACCTGGCCCTGAACGGTCGCGGCTTTTTCATCGTCGAGCGTGAAGGTATCCGGGAGTACACCCGCGCCGGACAGTTCCTGGCCGACAAGGACGGTTTTATCGTCAATTCCGCTGGACAGCGTTTGCAGGGGTATGGCACCGAAGGCGGTAACATCCTGGGTGATATCCGCCTGACGACCGGCGACGCGGAGCCTCAGGCCACCACCGGGATTGAGGCGCTGATGAATCTCAGTGCGGCTGCGCCTTCGATTCCTCCTGAGGGGGACCCCGGAGATGTCGTGTTCGATCCAGACGATCCCGAGACCTATAACGAATCCACCTCACTCACGGTTTACGACTCTCTGGGGGCTGAACATACCCTGTCACTGTTCTTCCAGAGAAACCCGCCACCGGCAGACAAGAGCTGGGATGTCTTTGCCACTTTTGATGGCGAAGAGATTGAGTTTGATAATTCGACTCTCTCATTCAACACCGATGGCACGCTTGCCGTCGCAGGCGGCGTGGAGGGTGGCAGGTCACTGACGTTACCGTTTGGTGATGATCTACTCCCCAATGGAGCGCTCATCGGTGACGAAAATAACGATATCACCATCGATTTTTCGGAAACCTCACAGTTTGGGAACCGCTTCAGCGTCAGCCGTCTCAACCAGGACGGGTTTGCTCCCGGGCAGCTGATCGATGTGGATGTGGATAATGATGGCACCGTGTTTGCGCGTTTTACCAATGGGGTCAACCGCGTTCTGGGGAACGTGGCTCTCGCCAACTTCGATAATCCCCAGGGGCTGCAGCCTGTGGGTGGCACCAATTGGGTGGAAACGACCGCGTCGGGCGAACCGCTTCTGGGCCGCCCCGGTGATTCCGGTTTCGGCCTGGTTCAGGGCGGCGCCTTCGAAAACTCCAATGTCAACATCGCCGAGCAGTTGGTCAACCTGATCACCGCCCAGCGGAACTTCCAGGCGAATGCCCAGGTGATCAGCACCGCCGACACCATCACCCAGACCATCATCAACCTCCGGTAA
- a CDS encoding flagellar hook assembly protein FlgD: MSVDLNMLEGLGLASTNSSKANTGKRDELGQEEFFKLMITQLQNQDPFEPMENGDFLGQIAQFGTVNGIGELQKSFESIAKSVQSSQTLQAASLVDREVLVPVDMAAMGHEGGVRGALDLKSSAENVTVGIYDAAGALVRRIPMGAQASGMQSFHWDGMTDQGERAPPGVYEFRANAVRDGSSEQPELLLNARVESVRTDQRNGGIKLQIEGFGEMDFSQVRRIG, from the coding sequence ATGAGCGTTGATCTGAACATGCTGGAGGGCCTGGGGCTGGCGTCGACAAACTCCAGCAAGGCTAACACGGGCAAGCGTGACGAGCTGGGGCAAGAGGAGTTCTTCAAGCTCATGATCACCCAGTTGCAGAATCAGGACCCCTTCGAACCCATGGAAAACGGTGACTTTCTGGGGCAGATCGCCCAGTTCGGCACGGTGAATGGCATCGGTGAGTTGCAGAAGTCTTTCGAGAGCATCGCCAAGTCGGTTCAGTCGTCCCAGACCCTGCAGGCGGCGAGTCTGGTGGATCGTGAGGTGCTGGTGCCGGTGGATATGGCAGCAATGGGTCACGAGGGGGGCGTGCGTGGCGCGCTGGACCTCAAGTCCTCTGCCGAGAATGTGACCGTGGGAATCTATGATGCGGCCGGGGCGCTGGTCAGGCGTATACCCATGGGGGCTCAGGCCTCGGGCATGCAGTCATTCCATTGGGATGGCATGACGGACCAGGGAGAGCGGGCACCGCCGGGTGTGTATGAATTTCGTGCCAATGCGGTGCGGGATGGCAGCAGTGAGCAGCCTGAATTGCTGTTGAACGCACGGGTGGAGAGTGTGCGCACGGATCAGAGAAACGGCGGCATCAAGCTGCAGATCGAGGGGTTCGGGGAGATGGATTTCTCCCAGGTACGACGCATCGGCTAG
- the flgC gene encoding flagellar basal body rod protein FlgC, whose translation MSNMFKVFDVSGSALSAQSVRLNTIASNMANAQVASTTEEGAYRSKQPVFQTVMDQLNPGNNSTMPVRVMDIVESDAPARVKYEPHHPQANEDGYVFMPNVNMVDEMANMISASRSYENNVEVMNTTKQLLLRTLQLGQG comes from the coding sequence ATGAGCAACATGTTCAAGGTCTTTGATGTATCCGGCTCGGCGCTGAGTGCCCAGTCCGTGAGGCTCAACACCATTGCCAGCAACATGGCCAACGCCCAGGTGGCCAGCACCACCGAGGAAGGGGCCTACCGCTCCAAGCAGCCGGTGTTCCAGACGGTGATGGATCAACTCAATCCCGGCAATAACTCCACCATGCCTGTTCGCGTGATGGACATCGTCGAGAGCGATGCGCCGGCGCGGGTGAAGTATGAACCTCACCATCCCCAGGCCAACGAGGATGGGTATGTGTTCATGCCCAACGTGAACATGGTGGATGAAATGGCCAACATGATCTCGGCCTCGCGCAGTTACGAGAACAACGTGGAAGTGATGAACACCACCAAGCAGTTGCTATTGCGCACGCTGCAGTTGGGGCAGGGCTGA
- the flgB gene encoding flagellar basal body rod protein FlgB, with product MPLSFDNALGIHGEALQVRSRRMELLASNIANADTPNYKARDLDFRQVLKQQHQPDQLSMSRTHAAHLDATGGAGGVGEAMYRVPNQPSLDGNTVDPQLEQAAFAENAVQYQASLDFLSDKFVGLRNAFRGGE from the coding sequence ATGCCGCTCTCATTTGACAATGCCTTGGGTATTCATGGCGAAGCGCTGCAGGTGCGTTCCAGGCGCATGGAACTGCTCGCCTCCAATATTGCCAACGCCGACACCCCCAACTACAAGGCCCGCGATCTGGACTTCCGGCAGGTGCTCAAGCAACAGCACCAACCGGACCAGTTGTCCATGAGTCGCACCCATGCGGCTCACCTGGACGCAACAGGTGGTGCGGGCGGCGTGGGGGAGGCCATGTATCGGGTACCCAATCAACCATCTCTGGACGGCAATACGGTGGATCCGCAGCTGGAGCAGGCAGCCTTTGCCGAGAACGCTGTTCAATACCAGGCGAGCCTGGATTTTCTCAGTGACAAGTTTGTGGGTCTGCGCAACGCCTTCCGGGGCGGCGAGTAG